One Solanum lycopersicum chromosome 2, SLM_r2.1 genomic region harbors:
- the LOC101255269 gene encoding microtubule-destabilizing protein 60-like isoform X2 encodes MDSIGKSTRLTPKKCSKISENANPNVELSPALSKSSKSASRIQSLVSRNSSTNKLASISPKNKISQRKFVIAKKKKCNKDNLKSKMICNCDKDGAEKKKCLCVAYESLRASQEEFFKNRCGNEHEEYEIEELDEVNRAENGDGERIMGCYGDSPVRHRLSLTTVDQEVTVPVSISVELRDSSVADELVERGNEDVGRREMSGGTIKRRRERLLEEARQSVPETGSGRVKHLVKAFEKLLSIPKTKGCEEKGENDENEAEDSSKEQKWALPGLQPPKISETQVSSSSFCPSDFFLNSESLGLDSRRVSSLDSNHGCMSSRTSGGGRRSRRNSMESSITFAKRNWKRKQLKVTLQKPFKLRTEERGKCKEEEFLKKVQQTVEEEEKQRIPIAQGLPWTTEEPECLPKPPMKESTRPVDMVLHSDIRAAERAEFDHQVAEKMSLIEQYKMERGRMQKMAEEEEIRRLRKELVPKAQPMPYFDRPFVPRRSTKDPTVPREPKFHIPQHKKIKCCMSWNGMYIHNNSEWGMQQ; translated from the exons ATGGATTCTATCGGCAAATCCACTAGGCTTACGCCTAAAAAATGCTCCAAAATTTCTGAGAATGCGAACCCAAATGTGGAGCTCAGTCCAGCTTTATCAAAATCTTCTAAATCAGCGAGTAGAATTCAGAGTTTAGTTTCCAGGAATTCTAGTACTAACAAATTGGCTTCAATTTCGCCGAAAAATAAGATTAGTCAGAGGAAGTTTGTAATcgcgaagaagaagaaatgtaatAAGGATAATCTGAAATCTAAAATGATTTGTAACTGTGATAAGGATGGTGCTGAGAAAAAAAAGTGTCTTTGTGTTGCTTATGAGAGTCTCAGGGCTTCTCAAGAAGAGTTTTTTAAGAATCGTTGTGGAAATGAACATGAAGAGTATGAAATTGAGGAGTTGGATGAAGTAAATAGAGCTGAAAATGGCGACGGAGAGCGAATTATGGGGTGTTACGGTGATTCGCCagtcaggcataggttgagtcTGACTACAGTCGATCAGGAGGTAACAGTTCCTGTTTCAATTTCCGTTGAATTGCGCGATAGTTCCGTGGCAGATGAATTAGTGGAAAGGGGCAATGAGGATGTGGGTCGGCGTGAAATGAGTGGTGGGACTATAAAGAGGAGGAGGGAGAGGTTGTTGGAAGAAGCTAGACAAAGTGTACCTGAAACTGGTTCTGGAAGAGTGAAGCATTTAGTTAAGGCTTTTGAGAAGCTTCTCTCAATACCAAAAACAAAAGGGTGTGAGGAGAAAggggaaaatgatgaaaatgaagCAGAGGATTCAAGCAAGGAACAAAAATGGGCATTGCCTGGCTTACAACCTCCCAAGATTTCTGAGACACAGGTATCTTCATCCTCGTTTTGTCCATCGGATTTCTTCCTCAACTCTGAGAGTTTAGGCTTGGATTCACGTCGTGTCTCCTCATTGGATAGCAACCATGGATG TATGTCAAGCAGGACTTCAGGTGGTGGTCGAAGGAGCAGACGCAAT AGTATGGAATCATCAATCACATTTGCTAAAAGAAACTGGAAGAGAAAGCAGCTCAAAGTGACCTTGCAAAAGCCTTTCAAACTAAGAACTGAG GAAAGGGGAAAATGTAAAGAGGAAGAGTTTTTAAAGAAAGTGCAACAAACGGTGGAGGAAGAGGAGAAACAGCGGATACCAATTGCACAAGGTCTTCCATGGACAACAGAGGAGCCAGAG TGTTTGCCAAAGCCTCCGATGAAAGAAAGCACAAGGCCAGTTGATATGGTGCTGCACAGTGACATTAGGGCTGCTGAACGTGCCGAGTTTGATCATCAG GTGGCAGAAAAAATGAGCCTTATTGAACAATACAAGATGGAAAGAGGTAGAATGCAGAAG ATGGCTGAGGAAGAAGAAATTAGGAGGCTGAGAAAGGAACTTGTTCCAAAAGCTCAACCGATGCCCTACTTTGACAGGCCTTTCGTTCCTAGAAG GTCAACAAAAGATCCTACCGTTCCAAGAGAGCCTAAGTTCCATATACCTCAACATAAGAAGATAAAGTGCTGCATGTCTTGGAATGGTATGTACATACACAACAACAGTGAATGGGGGATGCAGCAATGA
- the LOC101255269 gene encoding microtubule-destabilizing protein 60-like isoform X1 — protein MDSIGKSTRLTPKKCSKISENANPNVELSPALSKSSKSASRIQSLVSRNSSTNKLASISPKNKISQRKFVIAKKKKCNKDNLKSKMICNCDKDGAEKKKCLCVAYESLRASQEEFFKNRCGNEHEEYEIEELDEVNRAENGDGERIMGCYGDSPVRHRLSLTTVDQEVTVPVSISVELRDSSVADELVERGNEDVGRREMSGGTIKRRRERLLEEARQSVPETGSGRVKHLVKAFEKLLSIPKTKGCEEKGENDENEAEDSSKEQKWALPGLQPPKISETQVSSSSFCPSDFFLNSESLGLDSRRVSSLDSNHGCFSMSSRTSGGGRRSRRNSMESSITFAKRNWKRKQLKVTLQKPFKLRTEERGKCKEEEFLKKVQQTVEEEEKQRIPIAQGLPWTTEEPECLPKPPMKESTRPVDMVLHSDIRAAERAEFDHQVAEKMSLIEQYKMERGRMQKMAEEEEIRRLRKELVPKAQPMPYFDRPFVPRRSTKDPTVPREPKFHIPQHKKIKCCMSWNGMYIHNNSEWGMQQ, from the exons ATGGATTCTATCGGCAAATCCACTAGGCTTACGCCTAAAAAATGCTCCAAAATTTCTGAGAATGCGAACCCAAATGTGGAGCTCAGTCCAGCTTTATCAAAATCTTCTAAATCAGCGAGTAGAATTCAGAGTTTAGTTTCCAGGAATTCTAGTACTAACAAATTGGCTTCAATTTCGCCGAAAAATAAGATTAGTCAGAGGAAGTTTGTAATcgcgaagaagaagaaatgtaatAAGGATAATCTGAAATCTAAAATGATTTGTAACTGTGATAAGGATGGTGCTGAGAAAAAAAAGTGTCTTTGTGTTGCTTATGAGAGTCTCAGGGCTTCTCAAGAAGAGTTTTTTAAGAATCGTTGTGGAAATGAACATGAAGAGTATGAAATTGAGGAGTTGGATGAAGTAAATAGAGCTGAAAATGGCGACGGAGAGCGAATTATGGGGTGTTACGGTGATTCGCCagtcaggcataggttgagtcTGACTACAGTCGATCAGGAGGTAACAGTTCCTGTTTCAATTTCCGTTGAATTGCGCGATAGTTCCGTGGCAGATGAATTAGTGGAAAGGGGCAATGAGGATGTGGGTCGGCGTGAAATGAGTGGTGGGACTATAAAGAGGAGGAGGGAGAGGTTGTTGGAAGAAGCTAGACAAAGTGTACCTGAAACTGGTTCTGGAAGAGTGAAGCATTTAGTTAAGGCTTTTGAGAAGCTTCTCTCAATACCAAAAACAAAAGGGTGTGAGGAGAAAggggaaaatgatgaaaatgaagCAGAGGATTCAAGCAAGGAACAAAAATGGGCATTGCCTGGCTTACAACCTCCCAAGATTTCTGAGACACAGGTATCTTCATCCTCGTTTTGTCCATCGGATTTCTTCCTCAACTCTGAGAGTTTAGGCTTGGATTCACGTCGTGTCTCCTCATTGGATAGCAACCATGGATG CTTCAGTATGTCAAGCAGGACTTCAGGTGGTGGTCGAAGGAGCAGACGCAAT AGTATGGAATCATCAATCACATTTGCTAAAAGAAACTGGAAGAGAAAGCAGCTCAAAGTGACCTTGCAAAAGCCTTTCAAACTAAGAACTGAG GAAAGGGGAAAATGTAAAGAGGAAGAGTTTTTAAAGAAAGTGCAACAAACGGTGGAGGAAGAGGAGAAACAGCGGATACCAATTGCACAAGGTCTTCCATGGACAACAGAGGAGCCAGAG TGTTTGCCAAAGCCTCCGATGAAAGAAAGCACAAGGCCAGTTGATATGGTGCTGCACAGTGACATTAGGGCTGCTGAACGTGCCGAGTTTGATCATCAG GTGGCAGAAAAAATGAGCCTTATTGAACAATACAAGATGGAAAGAGGTAGAATGCAGAAG ATGGCTGAGGAAGAAGAAATTAGGAGGCTGAGAAAGGAACTTGTTCCAAAAGCTCAACCGATGCCCTACTTTGACAGGCCTTTCGTTCCTAGAAG GTCAACAAAAGATCCTACCGTTCCAAGAGAGCCTAAGTTCCATATACCTCAACATAAGAAGATAAAGTGCTGCATGTCTTGGAATGGTATGTACATACACAACAACAGTGAATGGGGGATGCAGCAATGA